Within Actinosynnema pretiosum, the genomic segment CCCGCCTCGCTCTACGTCTACGTCCGCAACACCGGCGAGCTGCACGCCGCCGTGCTCGACACCCTGCTCGGCGAGGTCGACCGCCCCGCAGGCGCGGGCCCCTGGCTGGACCGGCTCACCGGCCTGCTGTCCTCCTACACCCGCGTCCTGTTCGCCCACCCCGGCCTGGCCAGGTCCGCGCTGGTCAGCCGCCCGCACGGGCCGAACTACGTCGCGCTGGTCGACTCGGTCCTCGGCCTGCTGCACGAGGGCGGCGTCCCCGTGGACCGGGCCGCCTGGGCGGTCGACGTGCTGCTGCAACTGGCCACCGCCACGGCGGCCGAGCACTCCGAGCCCGGCGCCGACGACGCCGAGCAGTGGGCCGCGCTGTCCGAGGTCGTGCGCACCGCCGACCCCGCCACCCACCCGCACATCGCCCGAGCGGGCGACCACCTGCTCTCCGGC encodes:
- a CDS encoding TetR/AcrR family transcriptional regulator; its protein translation is MTTRPSRRERPAKPALTRDGIIATAVGVLRAEGLDKVTMRRLAAELDTGPASLYVYVRNTGELHAAVLDTLLGEVDRPAGAGPWLDRLTGLLSSYTRVLFAHPGLARSALVSRPHGPNYVALVDSVLGLLHEGGVPVDRAAWAVDVLLQLATATAAEHSEPGADDAEQWAALSEVVRTADPATHPHIARAGDHLLSGAGPDRLNWAFAALVAGAASTPRESTP